One window of Medicago truncatula cultivar Jemalong A17 chromosome 2, MtrunA17r5.0-ANR, whole genome shotgun sequence genomic DNA carries:
- the LOC11427202 gene encoding nuclear pore complex protein NUP93A, translating into MANEDLSSWTDLLHSSSKLLEQAAPSAQFPPLQRNLDQLEALSKKLKSKTVRAEAPSQSIAATRLLAREGINAEQLARDLKSFELKTTFEDVFPVEATSVEEYLQQVHEMAMVSAVQEAQKDNLRSFNDYMMKVLEEDWQKEKRDFLQSLSRISTLPRTNMIANSNVGTRPGQIVSMASTPQVSSGSMEIVPMTSRPIADKKASVYAEVVKNLNRARQSGLPFKLAATFKGAYESLGVDAGGGKSVTMRKIWHLVQMLMDEDSTLRRVSKRMSLIIGARRHLEWGHEKYIMDTIHNHPAQASLGGGVGNLQRIRAFLRIRLRDYGVLDFDAGDARRQPPVDTTWQQIYFCLRSGYYDEARNVALSSRASHQFAPLLTEWINTGGMVPEEVATAASEECERMLRTGDRVGRTAYDKKKLLLYAIISGSRRHIDRLLRDQPTLFSTIEDFLWFKLSAVRDCPSGSSSIVLSDGLIPYSLDDLQSYLNKFEPSYYTKNGKDPLVYPYILLLSIQLLPAVLYLSKEAGDEGYNIDAAHLSIVLADHGVLSEGIGTGQKLGVMDAYAEVSTIIRQYGSMYLRLGDLQMALEYYAQAAAAVGGGQLSWTGRGNVDQQRQRNLMLKQLLTELLLRDGGIYLLLGARGAGEEGELGRFVADPNARQQFLIEAACQCQESGMYDKSIEIQKRVGSFSMALDTINKCLSEAICSLFRGRLDGESRTAGLIHSGNEILETYTYYPDVSHQEREQVFEQQTILRQLESILSIHKLSRLGNHVDALREVAKLPFLPLDPRGPDTAVDVFENLSPHVQACIPDLLKVALTCLDNVTDSDGSLRALRAKISSFIANNVKRNWPRDLYERVAQRL; encoded by the exons GCTTCTTGCTCGTGAGGGTATAAATGCAGAGCAGCTTGCAAGGGATTTGAAGTCATTTGAGTTGAAG ACAACTTTTGAGGATGTTTTTCCTGTTGAGGCAACAAGCGTCGAAGAGTATCTGCAGCAG GTTCATGAAATGGCAATGGTCTCTGCCGTCCAGGAAGCTCAGAAGGATAACCTAAGGAGTTTCAATGATTATATGATGAAAGTTTTGGAG GAGGATTGGCAAAAAGAAAAGCGTGATTTCCTTCAGAGTTTAAGCAGGATTTCAACATTACCAAGGACAAATATGATTGCTAATAGCAATGTGGGTACCCGTCCTGGTCAGATTGTGTCTATGGCTTCTACTCCACAAGTCTCTTCTGGTAGCATGGAGATTGTTCCCATGACTAGTAGACCCATTGCAGATAAAAAGGCATCTGTCTATGCTGAAGTAGTTAAAAATCTGAATAGAGCAAGGCAGTCTGGATTGCCATTTAAA CTTGCCGCAACTTTCAAGGGTGCATACGAAAGTTTGGGCGTTGATGCTGGTGGTGGAAAATCAGTAACAATGCGAAAGATATGGCACCTTGTTCAG ATGCTGATGGATGAGGACTCAACCTTGCGACGTGTTTCCAAAAGGATGTCATTGATTATTGGGGCAAGGCGCCACCTTGAGTGGGGACATGAGAAATACATCATGGATACTATACATAATCATCCCGCACAA GCTTCTCTTGGTGGTGGTGTTGGAAATTTGCAAAGAATCCGCGCCTTCCTTCGG ATTCGGTTGAGGGATTATGGGGTTCTGGATTTTGACGCTGGTGATGCTCGGAGACAGCCACCTGTTGATACCACATGGCAACAG atatatttttgtctgaGGTCTGGTTATTACGATGAAGCAAGAAATGTTGCTCTATCTTCGCGTGCTTCACATCAATTTGCTCCTTTG CTCACAGAGTGGATTAATACTGGAGGAATGGTGCCAGAAGAGGTGGCAACTGCAGCATCAGAAGAATGTGAAAGAATGTTGAGAACCGGTGATCGGGTAGGCCGGACTGCATATGACAAGAAAAAATTACTGCTGTATGCCATCATATCAGGTTCTCGAAGACATATTGATCGCCTGCTTAGAGATCAACCAACTCTTTTTAGCACAATAGAGGATTTCTTGTGGTTCAAATTGTCGGCTGTGCGGGACTGCCCCAGTGGATCTTCGTCCATTGTTCTAAGTGATGGTTTGATTCCATACAGTTTGGATGATTTGCAAAGTTACCTAAATAAATTTGAACCATCATACTATacaaaaaatggaaaagatCCTCTGGTATATCCCTATATCTTGCTTTTAAGCATTCAATTGCTTCCGGCTGTATTATACTTGTCTAAGGAAGCAGGAGATGAAGGATATAACATTGATGCTGCCCACCTATCAATTGTGCTAGCCGATCATGGGGTCCTTTCTGAAGGCATCGGTACTGGGCAAAAGTTGGGAGTGATGGATGCTTATGCAGAAGTGTCCACAATTATCAGGCAATATGGATCTATGTATTTGCGTCTTGGTGATCTTCAGATGGCACTAGAATATTATGCACAAGCTGCTGCTGCAGTCGGCGGTGGACAGTTGTCGTGGACTGGTAGAGGTAATGTTGATCAGCAAAGGCAGAGAAACTTGATGCTGAAGCAGCTTCTAACTGAATTATTGTTAAGGGATGGAGGGATATATCTTTTACTTGGTGCAAGAGGTgccggagaagaaggagaaTTGGGACGTTTCGTTGCGGATCCAAATGCAAGGCAACAATTTTTAATTGAAGCGGCATGCCAGTGTCAGGAGTCTGGGATGTATGACAAA TCTATAGAAATCCAGAAGAGAGTTGGTTCCTTCTCAATGGCGCTGGATACCATCAACAAGTGCCTCTCTGAAGCTATTTGTTCTCTTTTCCGTGGAAGGTTAGATGGTGAGAGCCGGACTGCTGGTCTTATCCATTCTGGCAACGAGATTTTGGAGACATATACTTACTACCCAGATGTCAG TCATCAAGAGAGAGAGCAAGTTTTTGAGCAGCAAACTATATTGAGACAACTTGAGTCAatattatcaattcacaaattgTCAAGACTGGGGAATCATGTTGATGCATTGAGGGAGGTTGCTAAACTTCCATTTTTGCCTCTAGATCCCCGAGGACCTGATACTGCTGTTGACGTGTTTGAAAATTTATCTCCTCATGTCCAAGCTTGTATACCAGACCTCTTGAAGGTTGCTCTGACTTGTCTGGACAATGTGACAGACTCTGATGGATCACTTCGTGCTTTGAGAGCTAAG ATTTCCAGTTTTATTGCAAATAATGTAAAAAGGAATTGGCCTCGTGATTTGTATGAAAGAGTTGCGCAGAGGCTGTGA
- the LOC11433575 gene encoding embryo-specific protein ATS3A isoform X1, producing MKTLTLIFTFSIIVAFSHAAPTLVTLPQPDQMNQSSTLISHTLQQTICIFQINETRLISSMCKYLITIKTSCNSPAYTTDQISLLFGDDLGSKLYVKRLDDPGAFKRCTTVSFDVMGECTSQICELYLFRKGRDGWKPETVVVYDYNYPPVIFNYNVCLTKGRGIGYNYCGQGSNQISSIPKIKACSLN from the exons ATGAAAACTCTTACCTTAATCTTCACATTCTCCATCATTGTTGCCTTCTCACATGCAGCACCAACATTGGTCACTCTTCCTCAACCTGATCAAATGAATCAATCTTCTACACTAATAAGTCATACCCTTCAACAA ACAATATGCATTTTTCAGATTAATGAGACTAGACTGATTAGTAGTATGTGCAAATACCTAATCACCATAAAGACAAGCTGCAATTCTCCAGCATATACAACAGATCAAATCAGTCTTTTATTTGGAGATGATCTTGGCTCTAAG CTTTATGTTAAAAGATTGGATGACCCTGGTGCATTCAAGAGGTGCACCACAGTTTCATTTGATGTAATGGGAGAATGTACCAGCCAGATATGTGAACTGTACTTATTTAGGAAAGGAAGAGATGGTTGGAAACCAGAGACTGTCGTTGTATATGACTATAATTACCCTCCTGTCATATTTAACTACAATGTTTGCCTTACCAAGGGTCGTGGCATTGGCTACAACTATTGTGGTCAAGGTTCAAATCAGATTTCCTCCATACCAAAGATTAAAGCGTGTTCTTTGAATTGA
- the LOC25487950 gene encoding embryo-specific protein ATS3 — MNSLTLIFTFFIVAAFTNATPSLVSRSQLQMNQYSMLNHTQQQINETELVRGSGSCNYKIDIKTSCSSPEHTTDTIDIIIGDANGNQIISSPDPSMRGSSLKRCTTNPFDLVQANCIGKICSMFFVRFGTDGWIPESATLYNDGYPPITFNFNYLIPFGVPSGIYNCNK, encoded by the exons ATGAATTCTCTTACCTTAATCTTCACATTCTTCATCGTTGCTGCCTTCACAAATGCAACACCATCATTGGTCTCTCGCTCTCAACTTCAAATGAACCAATATTCCATGCTTAACCATACCCAACAACAA ATTAATGAGACTGAACTTGTTAGAGGTAGTGGTAGCTGCAATTACAAGATCGACATAAAGACAAGCTGCAGTTCTCCGGAACATACAACAGATACAATCGACATTATAATTGGAGACGCTAATGGCAATCAG ATTATTTCAAGTCCAGATCCTAGTATGCGGGGTTCCTCTCTCAAGCGGTGCACGACGAATCCATTTGATCTGGTACAAGCAAATTGTATAGGCAAAATCTGCAGTATGTTCTTCGTTAGGTTTGGAACAGATGGTTGGATACCAGAGTCTGCCACCTTATACAACGATGGCTACCCTCCTATAACATTCAACTTCAACTACTTGATTCCTTTCGGCGTTCCCTCTGGCATCTATAATTgcaataaataa
- the LOC11433575 gene encoding embryo-specific protein ATS3A isoform X2: MKTLTLIFTFSIIVAFSHAAPTLVTLPQPDQMNQSSTLISHTLQQINETRLISSMCKYLITIKTSCNSPAYTTDQISLLFGDDLGSKLYVKRLDDPGAFKRCTTVSFDVMGECTSQICELYLFRKGRDGWKPETVVVYDYNYPPVIFNYNVCLTKGRGIGYNYCGQGSNQISSIPKIKACSLN; the protein is encoded by the exons ATGAAAACTCTTACCTTAATCTTCACATTCTCCATCATTGTTGCCTTCTCACATGCAGCACCAACATTGGTCACTCTTCCTCAACCTGATCAAATGAATCAATCTTCTACACTAATAAGTCATACCCTTCAACAA ATTAATGAGACTAGACTGATTAGTAGTATGTGCAAATACCTAATCACCATAAAGACAAGCTGCAATTCTCCAGCATATACAACAGATCAAATCAGTCTTTTATTTGGAGATGATCTTGGCTCTAAG CTTTATGTTAAAAGATTGGATGACCCTGGTGCATTCAAGAGGTGCACCACAGTTTCATTTGATGTAATGGGAGAATGTACCAGCCAGATATGTGAACTGTACTTATTTAGGAAAGGAAGAGATGGTTGGAAACCAGAGACTGTCGTTGTATATGACTATAATTACCCTCCTGTCATATTTAACTACAATGTTTGCCTTACCAAGGGTCGTGGCATTGGCTACAACTATTGTGGTCAAGGTTCAAATCAGATTTCCTCCATACCAAAGATTAAAGCGTGTTCTTTGAATTGA
- the LOC11433578 gene encoding embryo-specific protein ATS3B yields MKALSLILIFSIITAFSHATPTLVTQPQINQSPILYYAQENDNQDKMTRPTGTCNYKVIIETSCRSPQYTTDRISISFGDAHGSEVFIPRLDDPRAGRFEQCTMVSFDIVGQCLNDICKLYLHRVGSNGWIPTTVTAYNYGYPPVKFYYNTYVPENVDYGFNHCNEV; encoded by the exons ATGAAAGCTCTTAGCTTAATCCTCATATTCTCCATCATCACTGCCTTCTCACATGCAACACCAACATTGGTCACTCAacctcaaataaatcaatctcCCATACTATACTATGCCCaggaaaat GATAATCAGGATAAAATGACTAGACCGACAGGCACCTGCAATTACAAGGTGATCATAGAAACAAGCTGCCGTTCTCCACAATATACAACAGATAGAATCAGTATTTCATTTGGAGATGCTCATGGCTCTGAG GTTTTCATTCCAAGACTGGATGATCCTCGTGCTGGGAGGTTCGAGCAATGTACCATGGTTTCATTTGACATAGTGGGACAGTGTTTAAACGATATCTGCAAACTGTACCTACATAGGGTTGGATCAAATGGTTGGATACCAACGACTGTTACAGCATACAACTATGGTTACCCACCTGTAAAATTTTACTACAACACTTACGTTCCTGAGAATGTTGACTATGGCTTCAACCATTGTAATGAAGTGTAG